The Vibrio splendidus genome has a window encoding:
- a CDS encoding GNAT family N-acetyltransferase → MQAVKWDQEVNQITVELEPNQFAVVKYQKDGDVLHITSTRIPDELQGKGFGKVMMESVLPEIEQAGFKIVPVCSYVVHYMNRQPQWSHLLSDKA, encoded by the coding sequence ATGCAGGCAGTAAAATGGGATCAAGAAGTGAACCAGATCACAGTTGAGCTAGAACCCAACCAGTTCGCGGTCGTTAAGTATCAAAAGGACGGAGATGTACTACATATCACTTCGACACGAATCCCTGATGAACTACAAGGCAAGGGCTTTGGCAAGGTGATGATGGAGTCGGTCTTGCCTGAAATTGAACAAGCAGGTTTCAAAATTGTGCCAGTTTGTAGCTATGTCGTTCACTACATGAATAGGCAGCCTCAGTGGTCACATCTTCTATCTGATAAAGCATAG
- a CDS encoding phosphotransferase, giving the protein MSQSISSNNRAQPEASSSQNQPELYQQEFYRNELYQKIATSLGCHEGFDVQVIQRLWGGYGELVRLVFSQEGHAELKSVIVKHVALPDKAEHPKGWNTKLSHQRKVHSYQVETAWYQSFTQQWDERCPVPAGLHCELQENEWLIVMQDLAEIGFPLISQFDVLAASDDLATKETQLELASGYTLEEQNQRDACLKWLANFHAKHIHIDHEQSASLWQVGTYWHLDTRPDEFNALADLLLKSQAKHIDRLLKECPYQTLVHGDAKLANFCFDSESQNAAAVDFQYVGHGCAMKDVALFMSSAVRPQDCAELESQMLETYFRYLEEALAYYQPQLSFDEVEATWRPMFYVAWADFQRFVKGWSPEHWKINPYTEQLTQTVIEQLESSE; this is encoded by the coding sequence ATGTCTCAATCAATATCGTCAAATAATCGGGCTCAACCTGAAGCGAGTTCAAGTCAAAATCAGCCAGAGCTTTATCAACAAGAGTTTTATCGAAATGAGCTTTATCAAAAAATAGCGACCTCGTTGGGTTGTCATGAAGGGTTTGATGTCCAAGTGATTCAACGCCTGTGGGGTGGATATGGCGAGTTAGTTCGCTTAGTCTTTTCTCAAGAAGGCCATGCTGAACTGAAAAGTGTGATTGTTAAACATGTCGCGTTGCCAGATAAAGCAGAACACCCAAAGGGTTGGAATACCAAACTCTCTCACCAACGAAAGGTGCACTCTTACCAAGTGGAAACGGCTTGGTATCAATCGTTCACTCAACAGTGGGATGAGCGTTGCCCTGTACCTGCAGGGCTGCATTGTGAGTTACAAGAGAATGAATGGCTGATTGTGATGCAAGACTTGGCCGAAATCGGCTTTCCGTTGATCTCTCAGTTTGATGTGCTTGCTGCCTCTGACGATCTGGCAACCAAAGAGACTCAGCTTGAACTGGCGTCTGGTTACACACTAGAAGAGCAAAATCAACGTGATGCCTGCCTAAAGTGGCTTGCTAATTTTCATGCGAAGCATATCCATATCGACCACGAACAATCAGCCTCATTGTGGCAAGTCGGCACATACTGGCATTTAGACACACGCCCTGATGAGTTTAATGCCTTGGCCGACTTACTATTGAAGAGCCAAGCCAAGCACATTGACCGTTTACTTAAAGAGTGTCCATATCAAACCTTAGTCCATGGCGATGCCAAGCTTGCCAATTTCTGTTTTGATTCAGAAAGCCAAAACGCAGCTGCCGTCGATTTCCAATATGTGGGTCATGGTTGTGCGATGAAGGACGTGGCTCTATTTATGAGCAGCGCGGTTAGGCCACAAGATTGTGCAGAGCTTGAATCACAGATGTTAGAGACTTACTTCCGATACTTGGAAGAGGCATTGGCGTACTATCAACCACAGCTTTCGTTCGATGAAGTCGAAGCCACTTGGCGACCAATGTTCTATGTGGCGTGGGCTGATTTTCAACGTTTTGTAAAAGGTTGGAGCCCAGAGCATTGGAAGATCAACCCGTATACTGAGCAATTGACTCAAACGGTGATTGAGCAGCTAGAAAGCTCAGAATAA
- the dsbD gene encoding protein-disulfide reductase DsbD translates to MKCYLLTLILLFSGFLHAQENEFLPVEEAFPVTWEATVQGAVISVDTHKGYYLYQSRFSFKGESSLSTLEPSYSLPGEKKEDPNFGNVIVFHEPVTVTVPYSGSGKLTVRYQGCADKGLCYLPQKLVLDLPMLETVAETLVEEPSNSLYQTLGEISEDTNGLSSFLSQAGKLQALLVFFLLGLGLSLTPCVLPMIPILASIIGGEKAMTGKKGAALSSSYVLGMATSYAITGILVTTLAKGVNLQAAMQQPWLLSSFAAVFVLLALAMFGFYELRLPAALQQKLNSGSDKLGGGKIASVFAMGAISALVVSPCVSAPLAGALLYVSTTQDWVFGGATLFVMALGMGIPLIAIGASGGRLLLRSGAWMVSVKQVFGVLLLAVAIVLLSRFVAPSIIMILWALLAIGSGVHFGALEAAQPGWARTRKFSALLPLGYGLILFFGFFLGNTDPLNPLANRASVQSVAITPFEKTDSIVQLEQQLQTAASSDQKVLVDLYADWCVSCKVIENNVFNDQQVSQQLKEWKTIKLDVTESSPEQMAWLNDKNVFGPPAIFFYSPASGEIEPARVMGDIDKEGFNNKLKLANKLAYTRTTEADSLTN, encoded by the coding sequence ATGAAGTGCTACCTACTTACGTTAATTCTATTGTTTAGCGGCTTTTTGCATGCTCAAGAAAACGAGTTTCTTCCTGTTGAAGAAGCTTTCCCCGTAACTTGGGAAGCCACAGTTCAAGGCGCGGTAATCAGCGTTGATACCCACAAGGGTTACTACCTGTATCAATCTCGATTTTCGTTCAAAGGTGAGTCGTCATTATCTACGTTAGAACCGAGTTATTCGCTGCCAGGTGAAAAGAAAGAGGATCCTAACTTTGGTAACGTCATCGTGTTTCACGAGCCCGTTACCGTTACTGTTCCTTACTCAGGAAGTGGGAAACTCACCGTGCGTTATCAAGGCTGCGCAGACAAAGGACTTTGCTACCTGCCGCAAAAGTTAGTGCTCGATTTACCGATGCTCGAAACCGTAGCTGAAACCTTGGTTGAGGAGCCATCAAACTCTCTATATCAAACCCTAGGTGAGATCAGTGAGGATACGAATGGCTTATCTTCGTTCCTATCCCAAGCCGGTAAGTTACAAGCGCTTCTTGTGTTCTTCTTGCTTGGTCTAGGCTTGTCCCTAACGCCATGTGTACTGCCGATGATTCCGATTTTGGCTAGCATCATCGGTGGCGAAAAAGCGATGACAGGCAAGAAAGGTGCGGCACTCTCCAGTTCCTATGTTCTGGGTATGGCGACCAGCTATGCCATAACGGGGATCTTAGTCACCACCTTGGCAAAAGGGGTCAACCTGCAAGCCGCGATGCAACAGCCTTGGTTGTTAAGTAGCTTTGCAGCGGTTTTTGTTCTGCTCGCATTGGCGATGTTCGGATTCTATGAACTCCGACTGCCTGCCGCCCTGCAGCAAAAGCTCAATAGCGGCTCAGACAAACTTGGCGGCGGCAAGATCGCCAGTGTCTTTGCCATGGGCGCAATATCAGCCTTGGTTGTGTCACCTTGTGTCAGTGCTCCATTGGCTGGTGCGTTGCTGTATGTCTCAACAACTCAAGACTGGGTGTTTGGCGGAGCGACTCTGTTCGTTATGGCGCTTGGTATGGGCATACCGCTTATCGCTATCGGCGCAAGTGGTGGACGTCTGTTATTAAGAAGTGGCGCGTGGATGGTTTCAGTTAAGCAAGTGTTTGGCGTGCTGTTGTTAGCTGTTGCTATTGTCCTGTTGAGCCGCTTTGTCGCTCCATCGATTATTATGATCTTATGGGCGCTGCTTGCTATCGGTTCCGGTGTGCATTTCGGTGCTTTAGAAGCCGCACAACCGGGTTGGGCGCGTACTCGTAAGTTTTCTGCTTTGCTGCCACTGGGTTACGGGTTAATTCTATTTTTCGGATTCTTCTTGGGTAATACAGACCCTCTAAATCCGCTTGCAAACAGAGCGTCAGTCCAATCCGTTGCAATCACTCCCTTTGAAAAAACAGACTCTATTGTTCAGCTAGAACAACAGTTGCAAACCGCAGCGAGCAGCGACCAAAAGGTGCTAGTCGACCTTTACGCAGATTGGTGTGTCTCTTGTAAAGTGATTGAAAACAATGTGTTTAACGACCAACAAGTGAGCCAACAACTTAAAGAGTGGAAGACAATAAAGCTTGATGTGACAGAAAGCTCTCCAGAGCAAATGGCGTGGCTTAATGATAAGAATGTATTTGGCCCACCAGCGATTTTCTTTTACTCACCCGCCAGCGGTGAAATAGAGCCTGCGCGTGTAATGGGAGATATTGATAAAGAGGGATTCAATAACAAACTCAAACTTGCCAATAAGCTCGCTTACACACGAACGACAGAAGCTGATAGCCTAACGAATTAA
- a CDS encoding FAD:protein FMN transferase produces MSSNLPFVHRFHAMTVPCEVQILSMDLANIPEASATAIATEIEQNTRRLEDKYNFYCDDSWLTQHINQRASCDVELDSESAEVFQHLDRLSQLTFDTFDTTVGSIKHLLKQKPKMLHSHAFQALSSALGKQAWELKGTVDLQKTRLHVPDSRTRFDFGGVIKEYAVDQAVAIGKQLGATSMLVNFGGDIYALGTKPDGSAFNIAVLDPRDNKTPFFAVPLTNAALTTSAHSERQVQFGDKTTSHILSKQDVEQKILSVTAISSSTLEAGVLSTSLTLNPNISVPEDSAVIYIDDQLHIHQNTEFLHP; encoded by the coding sequence ATGAGTTCTAACCTGCCCTTTGTACATCGCTTTCATGCCATGACCGTACCGTGTGAAGTGCAAATTTTGTCGATGGATTTGGCTAACATTCCAGAGGCAAGCGCAACAGCAATAGCGACTGAGATAGAGCAAAACACACGCCGATTGGAAGACAAATATAACTTCTACTGCGACGACTCATGGCTAACACAGCACATTAATCAGCGAGCATCATGTGATGTCGAACTCGATTCTGAATCTGCTGAGGTTTTCCAACACCTCGACCGATTAAGTCAACTGACCTTCGATACCTTTGATACTACGGTTGGCAGCATCAAACATCTTTTAAAACAAAAGCCGAAGATGTTGCACAGTCATGCTTTCCAAGCCCTGTCTTCTGCTTTGGGTAAGCAAGCGTGGGAGCTGAAAGGGACTGTCGATCTACAAAAGACAAGGCTACACGTCCCTGATTCCCGTACTCGTTTCGATTTTGGCGGCGTCATCAAAGAGTACGCCGTCGACCAAGCCGTAGCGATCGGCAAACAGCTCGGCGCGACGTCGATGTTAGTGAATTTTGGCGGTGACATCTATGCGCTGGGAACCAAACCGGATGGCTCGGCATTTAACATTGCTGTCTTAGATCCAAGAGACAACAAGACCCCATTTTTCGCCGTTCCGTTAACGAACGCAGCGCTCACGACCTCAGCTCACAGTGAACGCCAAGTGCAATTTGGTGACAAGACCACCTCTCATATTCTGTCAAAGCAAGATGTCGAGCAGAAGATCCTTTCTGTTACCGCTATCTCGTCGTCCACATTAGAAGCAGGCGTGCTCAGTACTTCACTGACATTGAATCCCAACATATCAGTACCTGAAGACAGCGCTGTTATCTACATCGACGATCAATTACACATTCACCAAAACACGGAGTTCCTTCATCCATGA
- a CDS encoding DUF3570 domain-containing protein produces the protein MKKLPITLLSAAAVANVALAEDHISVHYLSYEEYDDRVSANDTMVSIEKSIGLDWTLNAEISYDSVSGASPAWGPTTPPASNADQVNRALKTQQAQNKTDEVIRAGYDPHRSGYEIQKVGLEDTRKSISLSATYRDTLRNEWTLGGNASQEEDYESLGINAKGLVYADSTKNRSYSLGGSALFDQTQAFGKYSLASSNSQSWEDIFTGSLEAGLSQTFTPNLYSIFTAYTGYRSGYLSNHYLTVLREVDINDDGKIDDDEVFLGQDSRPDTRLSGGINIQAFYSVSDSLKIRPRYKWFMDDWGVMSHQLGGKLSWRVSEWLTLAPGYFWYTQDAADFYRDPSSADPSFASSGYATSDLRLGNFTANAYELGASIKVHKKLRLNALAAYYEQSNGFEAQWWAVGATYEF, from the coding sequence AAGATCATATCTCTGTTCATTACCTTAGCTATGAGGAATACGATGACAGAGTATCAGCCAATGACACCATGGTTTCGATTGAGAAAAGTATCGGCTTAGATTGGACACTCAACGCAGAGATAAGCTACGACAGTGTTTCAGGCGCCTCTCCAGCATGGGGGCCTACAACACCTCCTGCTTCCAATGCCGATCAGGTAAACCGCGCCCTGAAAACTCAACAAGCACAGAATAAAACCGACGAGGTTATTCGTGCAGGCTATGATCCTCACCGCAGTGGCTATGAAATCCAAAAAGTAGGCCTTGAAGACACTAGAAAATCCATCAGCTTAAGCGCGACCTATCGCGATACCTTACGTAATGAATGGACTCTCGGTGGTAACGCCTCTCAAGAAGAAGATTACGAAAGCCTTGGTATCAATGCCAAAGGTTTGGTCTATGCCGATAGCACTAAAAACCGCTCTTACAGTCTAGGTGGCTCTGCCCTTTTCGATCAGACTCAAGCGTTCGGCAAATACTCGTTGGCTTCATCAAACAGCCAGAGCTGGGAAGACATTTTCACGGGCAGTTTAGAAGCCGGATTATCACAAACCTTCACGCCGAATCTATACAGCATTTTTACTGCTTACACGGGTTACCGTAGTGGCTATTTGAGCAATCACTATTTAACGGTTCTGCGTGAAGTCGATATCAACGACGACGGAAAGATCGATGATGATGAAGTGTTCTTGGGACAAGATTCTCGACCGGATACGCGACTCTCTGGCGGTATTAATATCCAAGCTTTTTACTCAGTGTCCGACAGTCTAAAAATCCGACCAAGATACAAATGGTTTATGGATGATTGGGGCGTAATGTCTCACCAGTTAGGTGGCAAATTATCTTGGCGAGTGAGTGAATGGTTAACCTTGGCACCGGGCTATTTCTGGTACACGCAAGATGCAGCCGATTTCTATCGCGATCCAAGTAGTGCCGATCCTTCTTTTGCATCGTCAGGTTACGCGACTTCAGACCTTCGCTTAGGCAACTTCACAGCTAATGCCTATGAACTAGGTGCGAGTATCAAGGTACATAAGAAGTTACGCTTAAATGCGCTTGCTGCGTACTACGAACAAAGCAACGGTTTTGAAGCACAGTGGTGGGCTGTTGGAGCAACCTATGAGTTCTAA